Proteins encoded by one window of Papio anubis isolate 15944 chromosome 7, Panubis1.0, whole genome shotgun sequence:
- the ZNF774 gene encoding zinc finger protein 774, with amino-acid sequence MWLRTSGKSGLPGHCLENPLQECHPAQLEEWAIKGISRPSVISQLEQKEEPWVLPLQNFEARKILRESHADFEHQVAKLNQDISETAEQCGTSSERTNKDLSHTLSWGGNWERGLELEGQHGTLPGEDQLEPFSQERDLNKLLDGYVGEKPMCAECGKSFNQSSYLIRHLRTHTGERPYTCIECGKGFKQSSDLVTHRRTHTGEKPYQCKGCEKKFSDSSTLIKHQRTHTGEKPYECPECGKTFGRKPHLIMHQRTHTGEKPYTCLECHKSFSRSSNFITHQRTHTGVKPYRCNDCGESFSQSSDLIKHQRTHTGERPFKCPECGKGFRDSSHFVAHMSTHSGERPFSCPDCHKSFSQSSHLVTHQRTHTGERPFKCENCGKGFTDSSALIKHQRIHTGERPYKCGECGKSFNQSSHFITHQRIHLGDRPYRCPECGKTFNQRSHFLTHQRTHTGEKPFHCSKCNKSFRQKAHLSCHQNTHLV; translated from the exons ATGTGGCTGAGGACTTCAGGGAAGAGTGGGTTACCTGGACACTGCTTAGAGAATCCTCTTCAGGAATGCCACCCAGCACAGTTAGAAGAATGGGCTATCAAAGG AATTTCCAGGCCTAGTGTAATCTCCCAGTTGGAGCAGAAAGAAGAGCCATGGGTCCTACCACTCCAAAACTTTGAGGCGAGAAAGATCCTGAGGGAAAGCCACGCAG ACTTTGAGCATCAGGTGGCAAAGCTCAATCAGGACATTTCTGAAACAGCAGAACAATGTGGAACATCTTCAGAAAGAACCAATAAAGATCTTTCTCATACTCTTAGTTGGGGAGGAAACTGGGAGCGAGGCCTAGAATTAGAAGGGCAACATGGAACCCTTCCAGGAGAGGACCAGCTGGAGCCCTTTTCACAGGAGAGGGATTTAAACAAGCTCCTGGATGGATATGTAGGAGAGAAGCCTATGTGTGCAGAATGCGGGAAAAGCTTTAACCAGAGTTCCTATCTCATAAGACACCTAAGAACCCACACTGGCGAGAGGCCCTATACGTGCATTGAGTGTGGGAAAGGCTTCAAACAGAGCTCAGACCTTGTCACCCATCGCAGAACACACACAGGAGAGAAGCCCTACCAATGCAAGGGGTGTGAGAAAAAATTCAGCGACAGCTCAACACTCATCAAACATCAGAGAACCCACACAGGGGAGAAACCCTATGAGTGCCCAGAGTGTGGGAAGACTTTTGGGCGGAAGCCACACCTCATAATGCACCAAAGAACCCACACAGGCGAGAAGCCCTACACGTGCCTGGAATGTCACAAAAGCTTCAGTCGAAGCTCAAATTTCATCACTCACCAGAGGACCCACACAGGGGTGAAGCCTTACAGGTGTAATGACTGTGGGGAGAGTTTTAGCCAGAGCTCAGATTTGATTAAGCACCAACGAACCCACACGGGAGAACGGCCCTTCAAATGCCCAGAGTGTGGGAAGGGCTTCAGAGATAGTTCTCATTTTGTAGCTCACATGAGTACTCATTCAGGAGAAAGACCTTTCAGTTGTCCTGACTGCCACAAAAGCTTCAGTCAGAGCTCACATTTAGTCACGCACCAAAGAACACACACAGGTGAGAGACCTTTTAAGTGTGAAAACTGTGGGAAAGGATTCACTGACAGCTCCGCCCTCATTAAGCACCAACGAATCCACACAGGAGAAAGACCGTACAAATGTGGGGAGTGTGGGAAGAGCTTCAATCAGAGCTCCCACTTTATTACCCATCAGAGAATCCACTTAGGAGACAGGCCCTATCGATGTCCtgagtgtggcaagaccttcAATCAGCGTTCCCATTTCCTCACACACCAGAGAACGCATACAGGAGAAAAACCTTTCCACTGTAGTAAATGTAACAAGAGCTTCCGTCAGAAAGCGCATCTTTCATGCCATCAAAACACCCATTTGGTTTAG